CCCCCGAAGCCACCGACCTCCAGGCGCTGTTCGCCGTCATGCGGGAACGCGGCGTCGAGGCGGTCGCCATGGAGGTCTCCAGCCACGCCCTGGTGCTGGGCCGGGTCGACGGCTGCGTCTTCGACGTCGCCGTCTTCAACAACCTCAGCCCGGAGCACATGGAGTTCCACTCCGGGATGGAGGACTACTTCCAGGCCAAGGCGCAGCTGTTCACCCCGCGGCGCAGCAAGCTGGGCGTCGTCAACTTCGACGACGAGTACGGCCGCCGGCTCGTCGACGAGGCGTCGGTCCCCGTCGTCACCTTCTCCGCCGAGGGCCACCCGGACGCCGACTGGCGGGCGGCGGACGTCGAAGTCGGTCCGCAGGACAGCCGGTTCACGGTGCTCGGCCCAAAGGGCGAGCGGATCACCGCCAGGGCGCCGCTGCCCGGGCCGTTCAACGTCGCCAACACCCTGGCCGCGATCGTCACCCTGGCCGTGGCCGGTGTGGACCCGCAGACCGCCGCCGACGGCGTCGCCGCCGTCCCCGGGGTCCCCGGCCGGCTCGAACGCGTGGACGCCGGACAGCCCTACCTCGCCGTCGTCGACTACGCGCACAAGACCGACGCCGTCGAATCCGTACTGCGCTCCCTGCGCAAGGTCACCGAGGGCCGGGTGCACATCGTGCTCGGCTGCGGCGGCGACCGTGACACCACCAAGCGCGGTCCGATGGGCGCGGCGGCGGCCCGGCTCGCCGACACGGCCGTCCTCACCTCCGACAACCCCCGCTCGGAGGACCCGCTGGGGATCCTCGCCGCCATGCTGGCCGGCGCCGCCGAGGTACCCGTCCACGAACGCGGCGACGTCCTCGTCGACGCCGACCGCGCCGCCGCCGTCGCCGCCGCCGTGGCCCGCGCCGAGCCCGGTGACACGGTGCTGGTGGCCGGCAAGGGGCACGAACAGGGCCAGGACATCCACGGCGTGGTACGGCCCTTCGACGACCGGCAGGTCCTGCGTGAGGCCATCGAGCGCTCCCGCGCACGCGTGGACACCGCACCCGACCACGCACACACCCACGAGAACAACAGTCAGGGATGACCAAGTGATCGCCCTTTCCCTCGCCGAGATCGCCGAAATCGTCGGCGGACGCCCGCACGACATGCCGGACCGCTCCCTCGTCGTCACCGGCCCCGTCGTCATCGACTCCAGGGAGGTGCGGCAGGGGTCCCTGTTCGCGGCGTTCGCCGGTGAACGCGTCGACGGCCACGACTACGCGTCGCGCGCCGTCGAGGCGGGGGCCACGGCCGTACTCGCCGCCCGGCCCGTGGGCGTCCCGGCGATCGTCGTGGACGACGTCGTGGCGGCGCTCGGCGCCCTCGCGCGCACGGTCGTCGAGCGGCTGGGGGCCACCGTCGTCGCGCTCACCGGCTCGGCCGGCAAGACGTCCACCAAGGACCTCGTCGCCCAGCTGCTCCAGCACAAGGCCCCGACGGTCTGGACACCCGGCTCCCTCAACAACGAGATCGGCCTGCCGCTCACCGCGCTGAGCGCCACCGCCGAGACCCGGCACCTGGTCCTGGAGATGGGCGCCCGTGGCGTCGGCCACATCCACTACCTTGCCACGCTCACCCCGCCGAAAATCGGCCTGGTGCTGAACGTGGGCAGCGCCCACCTCGGCGAGTTCGGCAGCCGCGAGGCGATCGCCCGGGCCAAGGGCGAACTCGTGGAGGCCCTCCCCGCCGACGGCGTGGCGGTGCTCAACGCCGACGACCCGCTCGTGCGGGCCATGTCCTCCCGCACATCAGCCCGGGTCGTCCTCTTCGGAGAGGCCACGGATGCGGACGTACGGGGAGAGAACGTCCGGCTCACGGACGACGGGCGCCCCGCTTTCGCGCTCCACACACCTACCGGGTGCAGTGACGTGACCTTGCGCCTGTACGGTGAGCACCACGTGTCGAACGCGCTCGCCGCGGCCGCCGTCGCCCATGAGTTGGGCATGTCCGTGACCGAGATCGCCGAGGCGCTCTCCGGGGCGGGCACCCTCTCCCGCTGGCGCATGGAGGTCACCGAGCGTCCGGACGGTGTGACGGTCGTCAATGACGCCTACAACGCGAACCCCGAATCCATGAAAGCCGCACTCCGTGCGCTGGCCGCCATGGGCAAGGCCTCACGGGCGGAGGGGGGACGCACGTGGGCGGTGCTCGGTCAGATGGCCGAGCTCGGTGACGCGTCGCTCGCCGAGCACGACGCGGTCGGACGGCTCGCCGTCCGGCTCAACGTCAGCAAGCTCGTCGCTGTCGGGGGACAAGAGGCCTCCTGGCTGCAACTGGGCGCATATAACGAGGGTTCGTGGGGTGAGGAGTCGGTGCACGTGTCCGACGCACAGGCGGCCGTCGACCTGTTGCGCAGTGAACTGCGCCCGGGAGACGTCGTGCTGGTGAAGGCGTCCCGGTCGGTCGGCCTGGAGAAGGTCGCCCTGGCACTGCTGGAGAACGCGAACGAGGGCGAGGTCGCCGTCCGATGAGGCAGATCCTCTTCGCGGGAGCCATAGGGCTCTTCCTGACCCTGGTCGGCACACCGCTGCTGATCAAACTCCTCGCCCGCAAGGGCTACGGGCAGTTCATCCGGGACGACGGCCCGCGCACGCACGGCAGCAAGAAGGGCACGCCCACGATGGGCGGCATCGCCTTCATCCTGGCGACGATCATCGCGTACGTCCTGGCGAAGGTGATCACCGGCGAGGAGATGCGCTTCTCCGGCGTCCTCGTCCTGTTCCTGATGGCGGGCATGGGGCTCGTCGGCTTCCTCGACGACTACATCAAGATCGTCAAGCAGCGCTCGCTCGGTCTGCGGGCCAAGGCGAAGATGGCCGGCCAGCTGATCGTCGGTATCGCCTTCGCGGTGCTCTCGCTCCAGTTCGCGGACATCCGCGGCAACACCCCGGCCTCCACCCGGCTCTCCTTCGTCGAGGACTTCGGCTGGTCCATCGGACCGGTGCTGTTCGTCGTCTGGGCGCTGTTCATGATCCTCGCCATGTCCAACGGCGTGAACCTCACGGACGGTCTGGACGGCCTGGCCACCGGCGCGTCGGTGATGGTCTTCGGCGCGTACACCTTCATCGGGCTGTGGCAGTTCCAGGAGTCCTGCGCCAACGCGACCACCCTCACCAACCCCGAGGCGTGTTTCGAGGTACGCGACCCACTCGACCTCGCCGTCGTCGCCTCGGCCCTGATGGGCGCCTGCTTCGGCTTCCTGTGGTGGAACACCTCACCCGCGAAGATCTTCATGGGCGACACCGGTTCGCTCGCCCTCGGCGGCGCGCTCGCCGGCCTCGCGATCTGCTCGCGCACCGAATTCCTGCTGGCCATCCTCGGCGGCCTCTTCGTGATGATCACCATGTCGGTGGTCATCCAGGTCGGCTCCTTCAAGATGACCGGCAAGCGCGTCTTCCGCATGGCACCGCTCCAGCACCACTTCGAACTCAAGGGGTGGTCCGAAGTCCTTGTCGTGGTCCGCTTCTGGATCATTCAGGGCATGTGCGTGATCGTCGGACTCGGCCTCTTCTACGCAGGATGGGCAGCCAAGAAGTGAGCAACGTGGACTGGCAGGGCACACACGTCACGGTCGCAGGGCTCGGCGTCAGCGGCATCCCCGCGGCCCGCGCCCTGCACGAGCGCGGGGCACTGGTCACCGTCGTCAACGACGGCGACGACGAGCGTTCCCGCGCCCAGGCCGCCGGACTGGAGGCGCTCGGGGTCACCGTGCGCCTCGGCGACGGCGACACCCTGCCCGAGTCCACCGAACTGGTCGTCACGGCCCCCGGCTGGAAGCCCGGCAAACCGCTCTTCCAGGCAGCCGCCCGGGCAGGCGTCCCCGTCTGGGGCGACGTCGAACTCGCCTGGCGGCTGCGGGGGCCGGACGCCGCGCCCTGGCTCGCGGTCACCGGCACCAACGGCAAGACCACGACCGTGCGGATGCTCGCCTCGATCCTCGAAGCGGCCGGACTGCGCACGGCCGCGGTCGGCAACATCGGGGTCTCCCTGCTGGACGCGGTGCTCGGCGAGGAGACGTACGACGTCCTCGCCGTCGAACTCTCCAGCTACCAGCTCCACTGGGCGCCCTCGCTGCGCGCCCACTCCGCGGCCGTACTCAACCTGGCCCCGGACCACCTCGACTGGCACGGCTCCATGGACGCCTACGCGGCCGACAAGGGGCGGATCTACGAGGGCAACAGCGTCGCCTGCGTCTACAACGCGCAGGACCCGGCGACCGAGCACCTGGTACGCGAGGCCGACGTCGAGGAGGGCTGCCGGGCGATCGGCTTCACCCTCTCCACCCCCGGGCCCTCGCAGCTGGGCGTGGTCGACGGGATCCTCGTCGACCGGGCCTTCGTGGCCAACCGGCAGAAGCAGGCCCAGGAGCTGGCCCAGGTCGGCGACGTCGACCCGCCCGCCCCGCACAACATCGCCAACGCCCTGGCCGCCGCCGCCCTCGCCCGCGCCTTCGGCGTCGAGCCGGCCGCCGTACGCGACGGGCTGCGGTCCTTCCGCCCCGACCCCCACCGCATCGAACACGTCGCGGACGTCGCCGGGGTGAGCTACGTCGACGACTCCAAGGCCACCAACACCCACGCGGCCGAGGCGTCGCTCGCCGCCTACGAGCCGATCGTCTGGATCGCCGGCGGCCTCGCGAAGGGCGCGACCTTCGACGAACTGGTCACCGGCGCGGCGAAGCGGCTGCGCGGTGCCGTGCTCATGGGCGCCG
This DNA window, taken from Streptomyces nitrosporeus, encodes the following:
- a CDS encoding UDP-N-acetylmuramoyl-L-alanyl-D-glutamate--2,6-diaminopimelate ligase → MTTITPDPGNRNDKYRDPGPSLRDRPGPPGTLTAVPHPDQSQTTKDAPVTYPGAPRPDRLRPTSLGELAARIGAAPQESGEVTGITHDSRAVRPGDVYAALPGARFHGADFAAQAAGLGAAAVLTDPAGAGRAAATGLPVLVTAEPRARMGELAAEIYGHPGAGLLQIGITGTSGKTTTAYLVEGGLRGAGRSTGLIGTVEMRIGDERIKSERTTPEATDLQALFAVMRERGVEAVAMEVSSHALVLGRVDGCVFDVAVFNNLSPEHMEFHSGMEDYFQAKAQLFTPRRSKLGVVNFDDEYGRRLVDEASVPVVTFSAEGHPDADWRAADVEVGPQDSRFTVLGPKGERITARAPLPGPFNVANTLAAIVTLAVAGVDPQTAADGVAAVPGVPGRLERVDAGQPYLAVVDYAHKTDAVESVLRSLRKVTEGRVHIVLGCGGDRDTTKRGPMGAAAARLADTAVLTSDNPRSEDPLGILAAMLAGAAEVPVHERGDVLVDADRAAAVAAAVARAEPGDTVLVAGKGHEQGQDIHGVVRPFDDRQVLREAIERSRARVDTAPDHAHTHENNSQG
- a CDS encoding UDP-N-acetylmuramoyl-tripeptide--D-alanyl-D-alanine ligase, with the translated sequence MIALSLAEIAEIVGGRPHDMPDRSLVVTGPVVIDSREVRQGSLFAAFAGERVDGHDYASRAVEAGATAVLAARPVGVPAIVVDDVVAALGALARTVVERLGATVVALTGSAGKTSTKDLVAQLLQHKAPTVWTPGSLNNEIGLPLTALSATAETRHLVLEMGARGVGHIHYLATLTPPKIGLVLNVGSAHLGEFGSREAIARAKGELVEALPADGVAVLNADDPLVRAMSSRTSARVVLFGEATDADVRGENVRLTDDGRPAFALHTPTGCSDVTLRLYGEHHVSNALAAAAVAHELGMSVTEIAEALSGAGTLSRWRMEVTERPDGVTVVNDAYNANPESMKAALRALAAMGKASRAEGGRTWAVLGQMAELGDASLAEHDAVGRLAVRLNVSKLVAVGGQEASWLQLGAYNEGSWGEESVHVSDAQAAVDLLRSELRPGDVVLVKASRSVGLEKVALALLENANEGEVAVR
- the mraY gene encoding phospho-N-acetylmuramoyl-pentapeptide-transferase, which gives rise to MRQILFAGAIGLFLTLVGTPLLIKLLARKGYGQFIRDDGPRTHGSKKGTPTMGGIAFILATIIAYVLAKVITGEEMRFSGVLVLFLMAGMGLVGFLDDYIKIVKQRSLGLRAKAKMAGQLIVGIAFAVLSLQFADIRGNTPASTRLSFVEDFGWSIGPVLFVVWALFMILAMSNGVNLTDGLDGLATGASVMVFGAYTFIGLWQFQESCANATTLTNPEACFEVRDPLDLAVVASALMGACFGFLWWNTSPAKIFMGDTGSLALGGALAGLAICSRTEFLLAILGGLFVMITMSVVIQVGSFKMTGKRVFRMAPLQHHFELKGWSEVLVVVRFWIIQGMCVIVGLGLFYAGWAAKK
- the murD gene encoding UDP-N-acetylmuramoyl-L-alanine--D-glutamate ligase: MSNVDWQGTHVTVAGLGVSGIPAARALHERGALVTVVNDGDDERSRAQAAGLEALGVTVRLGDGDTLPESTELVVTAPGWKPGKPLFQAAARAGVPVWGDVELAWRLRGPDAAPWLAVTGTNGKTTTVRMLASILEAAGLRTAAVGNIGVSLLDAVLGEETYDVLAVELSSYQLHWAPSLRAHSAAVLNLAPDHLDWHGSMDAYAADKGRIYEGNSVACVYNAQDPATEHLVREADVEEGCRAIGFTLSTPGPSQLGVVDGILVDRAFVANRQKQAQELAQVGDVDPPAPHNIANALAAAALARAFGVEPAAVRDGLRSFRPDPHRIEHVADVAGVSYVDDSKATNTHAAEASLAAYEPIVWIAGGLAKGATFDELVTGAAKRLRGAVLMGADRALIREALARHAPEVPVLDLDRTDTGAMSEAVREAARLARPGDTVLLAPACASMDMFVNYNKRGEAFADAVRELAGESA